The Hippocampus zosterae strain Florida chromosome 19, ASM2543408v3, whole genome shotgun sequence region AGCGTTTTCGCACCACTGTCCGTCGTCTCTCCGCGGTTAAGCGCGACTCGGATGACATCGCCAGGGGGATCCAGAAGAAAGGGCAAATGCTGCATACTCGCATTTTGGGACTTGGTGCGGAGAGCAAAAAGATGGCGGAAAGAGAAGGGGCCAACTCGGCTTCGAGCCGTATCGCTTGCATGCAGTTTGACTCGCTCATCCTTGCCTTCCAAGCCGCCATGGGGACATACAACCAGGCGGAAGAACTGCAGCGTTCAATTTGTAGGGAGCGAATCCAGCGGCAGGCCTCCATATTAGGGACGAAAATCACTGACAAGAAACTCGATGAAATTGTCGACAAAGGATTCGAAGGCTGGAACGAGTTGTCGCAGAGTCTGCCGACTCAAGAGGGTCATTCCTCTCGCTGGGCAATGACCGAAATCAAAGACCGGCATCAGGAACTGGTGGCACTGGAGGCCCGGCTCAGGGAAGTCCACGAACTGTTCCAGGATATGGCGGCGCTGACGGAAGAGCAGTGCTCCATGCTGAATAATATCGAAGCCAACGTGTCAAACACTCGGCAATATATTCAGAAAGTCAATGTGGAGATCACAAAGGCGATAGGGTACAAGAAAAGAAATCCCTTTTTGCAATGTTGCCCATGTCTACCCTGTTGCAAACAATAAAGTAGAACAATGAAAACTATTCATATACAGTGATGCTTTATATGAGCTATTCATTGGCCACCTTTGTGAGATTTgaggggggtaaaaaaattgagaaacacAATTTCTCTATATTTTAACAGTCTGAAAATCCATTGGACATTATTCTGGTGACTATGGCATTGGTCTCATAACAGGAGTTCAACCATTCTGAATGAGAGAGTAAAATTGATCGATCACCGTAGATTGGTCACCCGCCAATCGCAGATAAACAGCAATCTAACCGAATTTGTTGGGATTGCGGATAGCACTGGGCTTACAATATAACAGGAAATAAAAGTTTTTATTGTGACATCATAATTTGAATATAACACAGAGAGATATCCAGGTAAATAGAGTTAAtccatctttgttttttgtttttttttcttgggcagCTGGagaaatttaaatatttttgtttccaacAGCACTTACAAACGGTGATCCGTGTCCCCGTTACATTTTGGCTGGGTTACCgtcatgcactttattttggagtcaacTTGTCCTCCTTCATGCATTTCCAGGTGGTCCAAAACGCTGCTACTTGCCTCCTAAATGGAGCTCGAAAGAACTCCAATTCTGTCCTCCCTTCACAGGCTCCCCGTTGACTTTAGAGttcattttatgattatttggTTTTGATATCATTAAATGGTCTCAACCCATCTTACCGCTCACCCCTGCGCACCTACGTCAGCGGACCGGATGCTTCAGGAGGTACTGCTAAGAGTTAGGCAAGATCGGCAAGATCCTTCTATGTCCAACTCGTCTATAAACTTTATATCCATTTTtactctttggcttttgactcagcacgtgttttattgtatttactgTCCTCCTGTTATTACTTTGTTCCAATTGTCTTAGTTTTTATATGTCTTCTGtctaataatattattattattattatacttctGTCTGTTATCTGTCTATCCGTCTACTTACAGAATGTTGTATggaacaatgtttgtttttaaagtgctccaaATAAAGTTGTCTACAACGCATTGAGTGGGAATGAGAGCTCCATACCTGTGAAGGAAACCGGTATACAAGCTCTTTCATAAGAGCTGCTTGAACATCTTGTTTTCAGGGAGTATAAAACACCAGCACAACAGATAGCAGATTTCAGTGTTTAAATGAGATCTCAAGAAATGGACGTTTAGGAGAACGGCCTTGAAAGTATCAGTGATTCACTGGGTTAAAGCACAACCTTGGAAAATCAAGTGAACGTTGCATTTGCCCACCATGCATCTTTCGAGGGCGTGGAATCGCAAACTTCGGGCTGGTCAAGTCGGGGGCTCAAAAATTGTCCCGCAAGGAAGTAAACAAAAGTCGTGCCTCGACATGTCGTTGAACATCTGTTGGTCTTGAGTCACCCTTACCGTTTAATGGGGGTAAAACAactgtaagcttatgttaaataattaataatttaacataagcttacaacgaacccctcaacttacacaacCTTAGCACAAACTTCTTTGTTTCCAAATGCACAGGTCCAAATCAGCAATAATTATACTTATTCTACTTGATTTGCATGGTAACAACGTTAGACATTGTAACATATGAGCACGGTAACGGTAGTATGTTTGGCGAGAGGGTCAATTTGCAAAGTGTTGCTTTCGCGATGAACACACGTCATGTTGTTGTCTTGCTCCCATCTCCACAAAATTAGAAAATAGCTGCTGATGCTATTTAGTAGCGACACGTCTTGAAAGAAACGTTCTGCCTCATAATTGCATTGTTGCATACTACAAATGTTAAATTTGTATATTGTGGAAATTTGGTGTTTAGCACCATACACCAggatggccgagtggttaaggcgttGGACTTAAGATCCAATGGACATATGTCCGCGTGGGTTCGAACCCCACTCCTGGTAGTACACTTTTGATTAGAATTTCAATAGCGGATATGTAAAATTACTATGAAATGGGATGAGGCAATTAttcaacacatgtcaataattaaTTCTTTATTTAATCGCTGTGTAGAATTTGCCGGTCCGCAGAACTGGTTAAT contains the following coding sequences:
- the LOC127592267 gene encoding syntaxin-11-like translates to MRDMLDRLRNVSEAWEDEDHMEYDESKLPKNQEAIVFENSLDIESILKEAESIRKEISLLLLEVERLKKNDERFRTTVRRLSAVKRDSDDIARGIQKKGQMLHTRILGLGAESKKMAEREGANSASSRIACMQFDSLILAFQAAMGTYNQAEELQRSICRERIQRQASILGTKITDKKLDEIVDKGFEGWNELSQSLPTQEGHSSRWAMTEIKDRHQELVALEARLREVHELFQDMAALTEEQCSMLNNIEANVSNTRQYIQKVNVEITKAIGYKKRNPFLQCCPCLPCCKQ